NNNNNNNNNNNNNNNNNNNNNNNNNNNNNNNNNNNNNNNNNNNNNNNNNNNNNNNNNNNNNNNNNNNNNNNNNNNNNNNNNNNNNNNNNNNNNNNNNNNNNNNNNNNNNNNNNNNNNNNNNNNNNNNNNNNNNNNNNNNNNNNNNNNNNNNNNNNNNNNNNNNNNNNNNNNNNNNNNNNNNNNNNNNNNNNNNNNNNNNNNNNNNNNNNNNNNNNNNNNNNNNNNNNNNNNNNNNNNNNNNNNNNNNNNNNNNNNNNNNNNNNNNNNNNNNNNNNNNNNNNNNNNNNNNNNNNNNNNNNNNNNNNNNNNNNNNNNNNNNNNNNNNNNNNNNNNNNNNNNNNNNNNNNNNNNNNNNNNNNNNNNNNNNNNNNNNNNNNNNNNNNNNNNNNNNNNNNNAAAATGGAACATCAGTGTTGAGGCCGTACACGGAGCTTGATGAAGCCACACAATCGACGGCTGAGGATTGGCGGATTTGCATACTTCTAGAAGGTTGATGAATCCGGCCACGTGGACGCCACGTAAGACTGCGGGTTCATCATGGCGTAACGCACTCCAGCTTGTGCAGCTAAGTGTAGTACGTGAGTGAAAGGTACCACGTCGAAAAGTTTATTCAACAACGGCGTATCGTTCAAGTCTCCTTCTACAATGAAAATCTGATGCTTTTGAAGTAACTTTCGCCGGTCTCTTTTAAGCGTCGGATCATAATAATCGTTGAAATTATCCAATCCAAGAACGCCGTCACCTCGTTTCTTTAAAGCAAGAGAGCAATGGGATCCGACGAATCCGGCAGCTCCGGTAACCAACACAGTGAAGCCATTGGGGCGGCGAGGAGTGGCGGAGTGGCGCAGCTGCTTTCCCCAGGAGGCACCACCGCCGACCCGACAGAGGGAATAAAGAAGTGGAGAGAAGAACGTGACGGTGGTGATGAGGAGGATCATAATCAGAAAGCGGGGATGATTGAGggtaaaaaaaagaataagaacaagtgCAATCAGAATGGTGGCTCTAAAGAAGAATTTAGAAGAGGAGTGCAAGAGCGTAGTGAAGTGAAGTCGACGAACATAACTATTGTAGCGTTCGAGCTTAACGGTTTTGCTGGTATCGGGAGGAGGCGccattgatgatgatgaaatcGAGATGAATGATGGGATGAAGAGATTATGAAGGGAAGAGTGGTGGTAGAGGTGGACCAAAGGGCTTGGTTGGAGACCACTTTCTTTCTTTGGCTGATTTCCACTGAACAATTGGCCTTCATTTTATGCGTTATCTACGGTAATGTCCTTGCGTTATACattaaatgtaatgaaaatgaaaatgaaaatgaaaatgccaGCTATCTTGCTCTGTATAAAACTCTGTCCCATGTGGAATACACGTGTTGACATATAAACACATTGTTAAATATGTCTGAgtgaataaattataatcacCAAATTACCCTTATTAAAACCCCTCCTCTCCCATTAACTCCCATACTAttcacaaattttaatttgcgTTTGAATCTGTAATCAAGAAATGAaaacacatatttatttatgaaatatcataataaaatcaatagtaaataaacataattattttttatttatttagtttgtgaCAAAAGATCTGAAAGTAGGGCAGCCCAATTTTAGcgaatatttaataaataatttatcaaacagtaaaagtaaaataattaatagccttgatatgtaattaaaataatgatactaaatatatagaaatagataATGATTACAGACA
Above is a genomic segment from Mangifera indica cultivar Alphonso chromosome 3, CATAS_Mindica_2.1, whole genome shotgun sequence containing:
- the LOC123211578 gene encoding UDP-glucuronate 4-epimerase 6-like, which codes for MAPPPDTSKTVKLERYNSYVRRLHFTTLLHSSSKFFFRATILIALVLILFFTLNHPRFLIMILLITTVTFFSPLLYSLCRVGGGASWGKQLRHSATPRRPNGFTVLVTGAAGFVGSHCSLALKKRGDGVLGLDNFNDYYDPTLKRDRRKLLQKHQIFIVEGDLNDTPLLNKLFDVVPFTHVLHLAAQAGVRYAMMNPQSYVASTWPDSSTF